The Microbacterium horticulturae genome has a window encoding:
- a CDS encoding AAA family ATPase: MTDPTQTPPDSRPPREHSESTRSDPTDAALRDDLHAVRTQVGRAVIGQDGAVTGLLIALLSGGHVLLEGVPGVAKTLLVRAFSKALGLDTKRIQFTPDLMPGDVSGSLVYDARTAEFEFREGPIFTNIVLADEINRTPPKTQAALLEAMEEHQVTADGVTRELPDPFLVAATQNPIEHEGTYPLPEAQLDRFLLKLVVSVPERDAELRVLRQHADGFDPHTLAGIEPVVDAERLRAARRAAASTAVTDDVLAYLVDLARATRQSPSVQLGVSPRAATALLAAAKAWAWLSGYPAVTPDHIQTMLVPTWRHRIRLRPDAALEGVSVDAVLTAVLQQTRVPI; the protein is encoded by the coding sequence ATGACAGACCCGACGCAGACCCCTCCCGACTCCCGGCCGCCCCGCGAGCACAGCGAGTCGACCCGCTCCGACCCCACCGACGCCGCCCTGCGCGACGACCTGCATGCCGTCCGGACGCAGGTCGGCCGTGCCGTCATCGGACAGGACGGCGCTGTGACCGGCCTCTTGATCGCTCTGCTGTCGGGCGGACACGTGCTGCTAGAGGGCGTGCCGGGCGTCGCGAAGACCCTGCTCGTGCGCGCGTTCAGCAAGGCGCTGGGCCTGGACACCAAGCGCATCCAGTTCACGCCCGACCTGATGCCCGGCGATGTGTCCGGCTCGCTCGTCTACGATGCGCGCACGGCCGAGTTCGAGTTCCGTGAGGGGCCGATCTTCACGAACATCGTCCTCGCCGACGAGATCAACCGCACGCCACCCAAGACGCAGGCCGCGCTCCTGGAGGCCATGGAAGAGCACCAGGTCACCGCCGACGGCGTGACCCGCGAGCTGCCCGACCCGTTCCTGGTCGCGGCGACCCAGAACCCGATCGAGCACGAGGGCACCTACCCGCTCCCCGAGGCGCAGCTCGACCGCTTTCTGCTCAAGCTCGTTGTGTCGGTCCCCGAGCGCGACGCCGAGCTGCGGGTGCTGCGCCAGCACGCCGACGGCTTCGACCCGCACACCCTGGCGGGCATCGAACCGGTGGTCGATGCCGAGCGGCTGCGCGCAGCGCGCCGAGCCGCGGCATCCACCGCCGTCACCGACGACGTGCTCGCGTACCTCGTCGATCTCGCGCGCGCGACCCGCCAGAGCCCGTCGGTGCAGCTCGGGGTCAGTCCACGCGCGGCGACCGCGCTGCTGGCCGCGGCGAAGGCGTGGGCGTGGCTGAGCGGATACCCGGCCGTCACGCCCGACCACATCCAGACGATGCTCGTGCCCACGTGGCGGCATCGCATCCGTCTGCGGCCCGACGCGGCGCTCGAGGGCGTCTCGGTGGATGCGGTGCTCACCGCCGTGCTGCAGCAGACCCGGGTTCCCATCTGA
- a CDS encoding DUF58 domain-containing protein, with the protein MHLTGRFPLLLAAGVVPVVALSIAGVDPWLTLGGWLVLCLAAAGVDAAVAADPRRVHVDRTVPRRALRDSRVHTTLTLRGPQQLHGQLRDAWQPTAGAPHARAVVHLEADVPLRIDVPLQPRRRGELVSEFVVLRSVGPLGLAGRQSRLNVRGAVRVLPPFTARRHLPSRLARLRELDGATSVLVRGQGSEFDSLRPYVRGDDVRSIDWRATARAGTTMLRTWRPERDRHIVIVIDTGRTSAARVGDGVRLDAEMEATLLLAALAVQAGDHVHLVMADRAVRARVSGVDGEKLLPALVDAMAPIEPTLIDTDWDAVAAHVRSLTVRPSLIVLLTAQDEATAARGFLGTLPGFIARAHVLIGTVTDTGLAAQARARATAGEIFRAAAAEQTLSDADRVIQAVVAAGADALTDGPEELPPRIADRYLQLKAAGRL; encoded by the coding sequence GTGCACCTCACCGGCCGCTTCCCTCTCCTCCTCGCCGCAGGCGTGGTGCCCGTCGTCGCACTGTCGATCGCGGGCGTCGACCCGTGGCTGACGCTGGGGGGCTGGCTCGTGCTCTGCCTGGCGGCGGCGGGAGTGGATGCCGCTGTCGCGGCCGATCCGCGCCGGGTGCACGTCGATCGCACCGTTCCCCGACGCGCCCTGCGCGACAGCCGCGTGCACACGACGCTCACCCTGCGCGGCCCGCAGCAGCTGCACGGCCAGCTGCGGGACGCGTGGCAGCCCACCGCCGGCGCCCCCCATGCCCGCGCCGTGGTGCACCTCGAGGCCGATGTGCCGCTGCGCATCGACGTTCCGCTGCAGCCGCGCCGGCGCGGCGAGCTCGTGTCGGAGTTCGTGGTGCTGCGCAGCGTCGGGCCGCTGGGGCTGGCCGGGCGCCAGTCGCGGCTGAACGTGCGCGGCGCGGTCCGTGTGCTGCCGCCGTTCACTGCGCGTCGGCATCTGCCGTCGCGACTCGCCCGGCTGCGCGAGCTCGACGGGGCCACGAGCGTGCTGGTGCGCGGGCAGGGCAGCGAGTTCGACAGCCTGCGCCCGTATGTGCGCGGTGACGACGTGCGCTCGATCGACTGGCGCGCCACCGCGCGCGCGGGCACCACGATGCTGCGCACCTGGCGACCCGAGCGCGACCGGCACATCGTGATCGTCATCGACACCGGGCGCACCTCCGCGGCCCGCGTCGGTGACGGCGTACGCCTGGACGCCGAAATGGAAGCCACGCTGCTGCTCGCGGCACTGGCCGTACAGGCCGGCGACCACGTGCACCTCGTGATGGCAGACCGCGCCGTGCGCGCACGCGTCAGCGGCGTCGACGGAGAGAAGCTGCTCCCCGCGCTGGTGGACGCAATGGCCCCCATCGAACCCACGCTCATCGACACCGACTGGGATGCCGTGGCCGCCCACGTCCGTTCGCTCACGGTGCGGCCGTCGCTGATCGTGCTGCTGACCGCGCAGGACGAGGCCACCGCCGCCCGCGGGTTCCTCGGCACGCTGCCCGGGTTCATCGCCCGTGCGCATGTGCTGATCGGAACCGTCACCGACACCGGCCTGGCCGCCCAGGCCCGCGCGCGTGCCACGGCCGGAGAGATCTTCCGCGCCGCGGCCGCAGAGCAGACGCTCTCCGACGCCGACCGGGTCATCCAGGCCGTGGTCGCCGCGGGCGCCGACGCGCTCACCGACGGCCCCGAAGAGCTTCCCCCGCGTATCGCGGACCGGTACCTGCAGCTGAAGGCCGCCGGCCGGCTGTAG
- the aqpZ gene encoding aquaporin Z, translating to MSDATPAASPLVTRMVAEAIGTLVLVFGGVGTALYAADFAVGGEGTPLGVGHLGVALAFGLTVLVGVYAWGPISGGHFNPAITLGMATAGRFAWKDVTGYIVAQIVGGAVGSTLLVLIGLFGPDKWLSNAQSGGFASNGFGEHSPSGWGVGAAIVIEIILTCVFVLVVAGSTSKRAPVGFAGIAIGLTLTLIHLISIPIDNTSVNPARSIAAAIYGGVGPLAQLWVFIVFPLVGGVLAGLIHRALFPEPQAA from the coding sequence ATGTCGGATGCAACACCTGCAGCGTCACCGCTCGTCACCCGCATGGTCGCCGAAGCCATCGGAACACTCGTCCTGGTCTTCGGCGGTGTGGGCACCGCCCTGTACGCAGCAGACTTCGCCGTCGGCGGTGAAGGCACGCCGCTGGGCGTCGGGCATCTCGGCGTCGCGTTGGCCTTTGGTCTGACCGTGCTGGTCGGCGTGTACGCGTGGGGTCCGATCTCGGGCGGCCATTTCAACCCCGCGATCACCCTCGGCATGGCCACCGCCGGACGCTTCGCCTGGAAGGACGTCACCGGCTACATCGTGGCGCAGATCGTCGGCGGTGCCGTCGGCTCGACGCTTCTGGTGCTCATCGGGCTGTTCGGCCCCGACAAGTGGCTGAGCAACGCGCAATCGGGCGGTTTCGCCAGCAACGGATTCGGCGAGCACTCCCCCAGCGGATGGGGCGTCGGCGCGGCCATCGTCATCGAGATCATCCTCACCTGTGTCTTCGTGCTCGTGGTCGCCGGCTCGACGAGCAAGCGCGCTCCGGTCGGCTTCGCGGGCATCGCGATCGGCCTGACGCTGACGCTCATCCACCTCATTTCGATCCCGATCGACAACACCTCGGTGAACCCGGCACGTTCGATCGCCGCGGCGATCTACGGCGGCGTCGGACCGCTCGCCCAGCTCTGGGTGTTCATCGTCTTCCCGCTCGTGGGCGGCGTGCTCGCCGGCCTGATCCACCGCGCGCTGTTCCCCGAGCCGCAGGCAGCCTGA
- a CDS encoding SDR family oxidoreductase, producing the protein MARILIIGAHGKVALRLAPQLVARGDTVTGVIRNPAHEGEVAATGAAPLVADIEQLDEDQLTNIIAGNDAVVWSAGAGGGNPERTYAVDRDAAIRSMDAAAAADVRRYVMVSYFGARLDHGVPEGDPFHAYAEAKADADAHLRASGLDWTIVAPSSLTLDEPTGRIDVAAETSGSVPRGDVASTIAAVLADASSGHKTICFNTGPTPIAEAVASAPER; encoded by the coding sequence ATGGCACGCATTCTCATCATCGGCGCCCACGGCAAGGTCGCCCTGCGACTGGCCCCGCAGCTGGTGGCCCGCGGCGACACCGTGACCGGCGTCATCCGCAATCCCGCGCACGAGGGCGAGGTCGCCGCCACCGGAGCGGCGCCCCTGGTCGCCGACATCGAGCAGCTCGACGAGGACCAGCTCACCAACATCATCGCCGGCAACGACGCGGTCGTATGGTCGGCGGGAGCGGGCGGCGGCAACCCCGAGCGCACGTACGCGGTCGACCGCGACGCGGCGATCCGGTCGATGGATGCCGCGGCCGCCGCCGATGTGCGACGCTACGTGATGGTCTCGTACTTCGGCGCGCGCCTGGACCACGGCGTGCCCGAGGGTGACCCGTTCCACGCGTACGCCGAGGCGAAGGCCGACGCCGACGCGCACCTGCGCGCGAGCGGCCTGGACTGGACGATCGTCGCCCCGAGTTCGCTCACCCTCGACGAACCGACCGGTCGGATTGATGTGGCGGCCGAAACCTCGGGTTCCGTGCCGCGCGGGGACGTGGCATCCACCATCGCCGCCGTCCTTGCCGACGCGTCGAGCGGGCACAAGACGATCTGCTTCAACACCGGCCCGACGCCGATCGCCGAGGCCGTGGCCTCAGCGCCCGAGCGCTGA